A window of Chitinophagales bacterium genomic DNA:
ATCTTCCCTGTTTACCGGCTGACTTTTGTACTTTTCCTCTATTGCTGATAAAATCTTTCCAACATTCACATTAGGGGTAAGCTGTATTTTATTTTTTGAAATAGTATAATCGGGATAGGAAGCACGAAGCAGTGAGCATTTTTTTCCGGCTATAGCAAGGTGCGATAAGAAAAGTGCAATGCCTGCCAATGCATCGCGGCCATAGTGCAGTTGGGGATAAATAATTCCACCGTTTCCTTCCCCACCAATTATTGCATTTACTTCCTTCATCCTGTTTACTACGTTTACCTCGCCCACAGCAGAAGAAAAATAAAGGCCTCCGTTTTTTTCGGTTATATCCTTTAATGCACGCGTGGAAGAAAGGTTCGAAACCGTATTTCCCACTTTATGCCTGAGTACATAATCCGCCACCGCTACCAGGGTGTACTCTTCGCCGAACATGCTGCCATCTTCGCATACGAGTGCAAGGCGGTCTACATCCGGGTCAACAGCAATCCCTAAATCTGCTTCGTATTCTTTTACTGCCGTAGCAAGCTCTGTTAAATTTCCAGGGAGTGGTTCGGGGTTGTGGGCAAATATTCCGGTAGGCTCGCAATTTATTTCAATGATATCTTTTATGCCTAATGCTTTCAATAGCATAGGAACAGCAATCCCTCCGGTGGAATTAACTGCGTCTACTGCCACTTTAAAATGGGCAGATTTTATTTTTTCAGTATTCACCAGTTCAAGGGAGCATATTTTTTCGATGTGCGCTTCCAGTTGTTGATCGGATATCTTGTATGATCCAAGTAGCGTATATTCTGAGAACTGATAGGATGCACTATCCGCTAACTTCAAAATTTCGTTGCCTTCTTCAGCAGATATAAATTCGCCCCGATAATTTAAAAGCTTCAATGCATTCCAGTTTGCAGGGTTATGACTTGCAGTAATAATGATTCCCCCACCTGCGCCTTCCGCAGAAACAGCCATCTCCACAGTGGGCGTGGTTGTTAAACCAAGATCAATCACATGGATACCTACTGATTGGAGTATGCCGCTTACGATCTTTGAAATCATGTCCCCTGAAATACGCGCATCTCTTCCAATCACTACCTTAGGGATTCCCAATTTCTGTTTTACCCACCATCCGAATGCAGCAGTATATTTCAGGATATCCTCAGGAGTCAGGTTATCTCCTGCTTTACCTCCAATAGTTCCCCTTATGCCTGATATGGATGTGATTAAGCTCAAGTAAGTTAAGGAATAATCTGAAATCAATTTAACAAGTACAGATGGCAAAAATAGCCAATTTCATATTCGGTTTTTTGAAGTGATCATCTTCAATTTCAGTATTGAATCAATTACCTTTACGCGGTTCTACGCATATATATGAAGCAAAAAGAGTGGTTTGAAACCTGGTTCGATTCCCCGTATTATCACATTCTTTACCAGCAACATGATCATCAGGAAGCGGAGCGGATGATAGAGACTTTATTCAAATATCTTGAGCTACCGGCATCAGCAAAAATATTGGATGTTGCATGTGGAAGAGGGCGCCATTCCATCTACATGGCGGAAAAAGGATATACAGTAGCAGGTATAGATCTCTCCTGGAAAAATATTCAATATGCTCAAAGATATGAGCAGGACAACCTTTCCTTTTTTGTGCACGATATGCGCAAACCTTTTTATATAAATTACTTTGATGCAGTGCTAAATCTTTTTACCAGCTTTGGCTATTTCAGTTGCGAAAAGGATAACCTGAAAGCGATGCGGTCCATCAGTGACTCTCTGCAAAAGAAGGGCCGGGTAATCATTGACTTTTTTAATGCAAAGACCATTGCAAACAAGCTTCCTTACAGCGGCCAGATTTCACATGATGGAATAATGTTTTATATAGTGAAAGCGATGGAAGACGGGACCATCAGAAAAAAAATTTACTTTCAGGACCTTGGTAAAGAATATGAATTCGAGGAACGTGTACAGGCTTTACAATTAGCAGACTTTGCAAAATATTTTGCAAACAGCGGCTTAGTTGTTAAAGATGTGTTTGGTGATTACCAGTTAAACTCCTTTGATGAAAGCCTTTCCGAACGCCTGATCATTATTGGAGAAAAAATATAACTACTATCAAAAATGCTGGATTCCTTTCTTAGATAAAGTTTAAAAGACATTTAGCTAACCTGCCGCTTGACCCCTCTTACTCAGATTGACCGTGATATTTTTTTTTTCATTAACCAGGATATCCATACTTCTTTTCTGGATACCATCCTGGTTCCGCTTCGGAATCAGAATTTCTGGATCCCTGTTTACGTATTGCTTGCTGCTTATTTTGTATGGCGCTTTAAAAAGAACTGCTGGATCATCTTTGCATTTGCCGGTCTCACATTTTTAATGACTGATCAGATCAGCAGCGACTTTATTAAGCCATGGGTTCACCGGGTAAGGCCTTGCCATGATCCTGTTATGGAAGCGAAGGTTCGTACCCTGGTTGGCTGCGGATCGGGTTTCAGCTTTCCATCGTCACACGCTACCAATCACTTTGGCTTGTCCCTGTTTCTTATAATGGTATTACGAAAACGCATTCGTTGGACTACTCCGGTGTTGATCTTCTGGGCAGCAATTATTTCTTTTGCACAGGTATATGTAGGCCTTCATTATCCTTCGGACGTTTTTGGAGGTATGTTGATCGGAGGATTGATAGGTTTCACAACAGGAAAGATCTGTGAACGGCTGCTTGAAAAGAAAATGAAACCTGTTTCGCAATGAAAACGTGGGAATTACTTCTTTTAACCGGAGCACCGATATCTGGTGGCATTATTGCGTTTTTCTTAAAAACCAAAAACAAAAATGATTACAAGCTGGTGCTTAGCTTCAGTGGTGCCTTTCTTTTCAGCATAACCGTAATCCATCTTTTTCCATTAATTTTTAAGAATGGCGAATCAGCAGGGTTGTATGTTCTGCTTGGGTTTTTTATACAGATTTTTTTAGAGCAATTGACGCATGGAATTGAACATGGGCATTTTCATGAGCATAGTGAAAATAATTCCTATATCCTGGCCGTGCTTACCGGATTAACCCTTCATTCCTTCCTGGATGGAATTCCGCTTGCAAACGCCGGAATGTTGCAGTCAAGCCATACCTCGTTATTATATGGAATATCGCTTCACAAAATTCCGGAGGGATTTGCGCTTACATCTATATTGCTGTTTTCATTTTTGAAAAAGCCTCAAATCCTAATCATCCTTTTCTTATTTTCATTAGCTGCGCCATCCGCAGTGTTGATCGCCGATCATTTTATCAACAGCCGGTTTTTCTTTGTATTGATTGCTATGGCTTCAGGCTCGCTCCTGCATGTTTCCACAACCATTCTTTTCGAATCTGAATCGGGAAGTCATTTCTTCGGATGGAAAAAAATTACGGCCATAATCCTTGGTGTTGGATTGTCATTACTAACAGCTTAAACATACATACAATGAATTACGATTTTATTATACTGAATCCACAGGTAGAACAGTTTGTCGCCCTGATTCAATTAAATCGCCCCAGGGAATTGAATGCCCTTAACCGCCAGCTGATGACGGAGTTAAAAGATGCCTTGCAAACACTGGATGACGATGAGAACATTAGAGCGATCGTAATTACAGGAAATGAAAAAGCTTTTGCGGCAGGTGCAGATATAAAACAGATGGCCGACGCTTCTTCCATAGACATGCTGAACCTGGATCAGTTTAGCACGTGGGATGCAATAAAAAAAATAAAGAAACCATTGATTGCTGCTGTTTCCGGATTTGTCTTAGGGGGCGGTTGCGAATTAGCGATGCATTGTGACCTGATTATTGCTTCGGAAACTGCAAAGTTTGGGCAGCCGGAAATCAAGCTTGGTGTGATGCCCGGAGCCGGAGGCACACAGCGCCTTACACGAGCTGTGGGGAAAGCACTGGCTATGGAGATGGTTTTAACAGGCCGATCGCTTTCCGCAGAAGAGGTAATGGCAGCAGGCTTGATCAATAGGATTGTTCCTGTGGAATTATACCTGTGCGAGGCAATAAAGCTTGCTCAGCAAATTGCTGCAAATTCTCCTGTTGCCTTAAAGCTGGCAAAGGAAGCGGTACTGCAATCCTTTAATAATTCTCTTGATGAAGGGTTATTAATGGAGCGAAAAAATTTTTATCTCTGCTTTTCTTCTGATGATCAAAAAGAAGGAATGAAAGCATTTATGGAAAAGCGACCGCCGGTTTTTTCAGGGAAATAATCGTTATGGCAGGTGGTTTTTAGAACCTTAGGTAACTATTGAAAGAAGTTAAGTAAGGTCTTTTTTCTTCTTGCATTACAGGAAAGTATTTATCTTTGCCATCCTTTTAATTTAAAAATATGTCCAAAGTTTGTCAGATTACAGGAAAAAGATCCATGTCAGGACATAAGGTGTCGCATTCCAACATCAAAACCAACCGACGCTTTATGCCTAATTTACAGAAGAAGCGTTTTTATATCTCTGAGGAGGACAAATGGATTGAATTGAAAGTCTCTACCAGTGCATTGCGCACCATAAATAAAAAAGGCATTTCTGCGGTGTTAAAAGGGATGAGAGAAAAGGGTTAAATGCTTTCCGTATAAATTAAAGACTAAAAGATGGCAAAAAAAGAAAACAGGGTTCAGGTAATTTTAGAATGTACCGAGCATAAAACGAGCGGCCAGCCGGGTACTTCCAGGTATATTACCACTAAGAATAAAAAAAATACTCCGAATCGTATCGAATTGAAAAAATTCAATCCAATCTTAAAGAAATATACCGTTCATAAAGAAATTAAATAAATTATATTATGGCGAAAGACGCTGGTAAGACATCAAAAAATGCAAAAACCCAAAAAGATGCCGCACAATCGGCTGCCTCAAAGGCTTTTGTCCGCGTGATTGTTTCGGAACGCTCCGAAAAAACAGGAGCGTATGTATATAAAGAAAGAATTGTGCACAAGGATAAGGTGAAAGAATTTATTGCCGGTTCAGGTCAATAAGGTCTGCACAGGAAAAATATAAAGCTTCTCTCTGTTGGGGGAAGCTTTTTTCGCTTGTATATATCCACAGGTTATTAGATTGAAATAGTTACAGGTTTTAATATTGGTTCCATAATCACCCTGAATATTCACCATCCTCTACAGTTAATTCATGGCATTTTTTAATTTTTTTTCGAAAGAAAAAAAGGAAGACCTGGACAAAGGCTTGGAAAAAACCAAGGAGAATTTCTTTTCCAAAATTGCAAAAGCCGTTGCAGGAAAATCTACTGTAGATGATGAAGCCCTGGATGAAATTGAAGATGCCCTTATTGCCTCTGATGTTGGCGCTGAAACCACTATAAAAATAATAAAGCGCCTGGAGGATCGGGTAGCCAGGGATAAATATCTGAATACGGCTGACCTTAACAGGATATTAAAAGAAGAGATTGTACAATTGCTTTCCGAAAGCAGCAGTGAAGAACCCGAAGACTTTTTCCTTCCTCCGCGAAATCAGTCTTATGTTATTATGGTGGTGGGTGTAAATGGTGTTGGAAAAACTACAACTATTGGAAAGCTGGCTTATCAATTTAAACAACAGGGTAAAACGGTATTGCTTGGTGCAGCTGATACTTTCAGAGCAGCAGCGGTGGACCAGCTAACGGTCTGGAGTGAGCGCGCCGGCGTTCCTATAGTAAAGCAACCACAGGGCGCAGATCCGGCTGCAGTAGCGTTTGACACTTTGCAATCCGGTGTTTTAAAAAATATGGACGTTATTATTGTCGATACCGCAGGCCGGCTTCATAACAAAATTAACCTGATGAATGAATTGGGTAAAATCAAGCGCGTGATGCAAAAGGTAATGGCGGATGCACCTCATGAAGTGTTGCTGGTGCTTGATGCCTCCACTGGACAAAATGCCATAGAGCAGGCTAAACAGTTTATTGCAGTAACAGACGTAACTGCCATTGCCTTAACCAAGCTCGATGGAACCGCGAAAGGCGGTGTAGTGATCGGTATAGCAGATCAGTTTAAGATCCCGGTTAAGTATCTTGGTGTAGGTGAAAAAATAAATCAGCTTCAAATATTTAATAAGAAAGAATTTGTTGATTCCCTGTTCCAGGGAAAATAATATGCATACGCGATTTTTCCATAAACCAAAAGTCAATGTAATTACGCTCGGCTGTTCCAAGAATATGGTGGACTCAGAAATTTTAATGGGACAGCTAAGAGCAAATGACTATCTGGTAACTCACGAAAAAGAAAAAGGGAAAAGCGAAATTGTAATCATCAATACATGCGGGTTTATAGACAGGGCAAAGGAGGAATCTATAAACACTATTTTGGAATATGCTGATGTAAAACGGAAAAAAGGCATCGATAAGCTTTACGTTACCGGATGTTTAAGTGAGCGATACAGATCTGACCTTCAGAAGGAGATTCCTGAGGTAGATGCCTGGTTTGGGACTATGGAATTGCCTTCGTTATTGCACCATCTGAAAGCCGACTACAAGCACGAACTGATAGGAGAGCGCTATTTGTTAACACCGCAGCACTATGCTTACTTAAAAATTTCGGAAGGATGCAATAGAACCTGTTCCTTTTGTGCCATACCGTTAATGCGGGGCAGGCACATATCAAAGCCGATGGAGGAAATTGTGGCAGAAGCCAAAGGATTACTTCGTAACGGAGTAAAAGAAATTATCCTTATTGCCCAGGAACTTACCTATTATGGATTGGATCTCTATAAAAAACGAAAGCTGGCGGAGCTGCTTAACCAGTTATCTGAAATAAATGATTTGGCCTGGATACGCCTTCATTATGCTTATCCCGGTAAATTTCCCTATGAAATTTTAGAGGTGGTTCGGGAGAAACAAAATATTTGTAATTACCTGGATATTCCGCTGCAGCATATAAGCGACAATATATTGATGAAGATGCGCAGGCAGATCTCAAAAAAAGAAATTTATGATCTTATTAATCTGATCCGGAAGCAGGTGCCAGGCATTGCATTAAGAACCACTTTTTTGGTTGGTTTTCCGGGTGAAACGGATCAGGATTTTGAGGAGCTAAAAAAATTTATAGAAGAAATTAAATTTGACCGCGTTGGCGTTTTTATTTATTCACATGAAGAAGGAACTTCAGGCTTTGAATTAGAAGATGATGTTCCGGAAAAATTAAAACAACAACGTGCATCTGAACTTATGGAATTACAGTCAGCCATATCTTATGGTCTAAACCAGCAGAAGATAGGAAGCACCTATAAGGTTTTAATTGACCGTAAAGAAGGAGACCATTTTTTTGGGCGCACCGAGCATGATTCTCCTGAAGTTGATAATGAAGTGGTAATAGATGCAAAAAATAATTTTTTGCGGATCGGAGATTTTGCTGACATCAAAATCAATCATGCTGAGGAATTCGATCTCTTTGGAGAACCTGTCAGGAGTCAGTCGTCAGCTATCCGCAATCCGTAAATCCATAACCCTGCTCACGGTAAAAGGATCATGTAACATTACGTTACTGGTCGGTTAAGGCTGCTGCACCTCCAACAATTTCTGTTAACTCTGTAGTTATAGCAGCCTGCCTTGCACGGTTGTATTTAATGGAAAGGTCCTTCAGTAGCTCATTGGCATTTTCAGAGGCTTTATCCATGGCTGTCATGCGGGCGCCATGCTCCGAGGCAATTGTATCGAGTATTATTTTATAGAACTGTGTCTTCAAAATTTTTGGTACCAGCTCATTAACAAGTGTCTCCTGCTCCGGTTCAAAAATGAAATTGATCCTGCTGGCATTTTTCCCTGAAGACTTAACAACCGGTAGAAAAGGTTCAACAGTAAAAATTTGTGTAGCAGCGTTTTTAAATTGTGAATAGATGATCTCTATTACATCAAACTCTTTATTGATATATGCGTCCATCATCCATTGAGCCATGTCGGCCGCCCGGTTAAAACCATGCTGCAGCATATCCGTATAATCGGCCTTCAGAGGAAGTGCGGACCTTTTAAAGAGGTCATGGCTTTTTTTTCCGATAGTCGCTATTGTCACCTTGCCCGACTTTTCCTGTACCTGGTAACGCGAAGAAATGGTTTGCTTTGCCAGCTTGATGATATTTGAATTGAATGCTCCTGCGAGACCTCTGTCAGAGGTTACTACTACAACCAGGATATTTTTTATTTCCCGTTGCTGAGCCAGCTCTATATTTACATCAGCCCCGGAGGCAATATTGCTCAGCATCTCATTCAGCTTGTTTGAATAAGGGCGTATCTGAGTGATGCGCTCGGTAGCTTTACGCAATTTAGCAGCGCTCACCATCTTCATTGCTTTCGTGATCTGCTGAGTGCTGGTCACGCTCTTAATACGGTTTCTGACTTCTTTTAACTGCCCGGGCATTTATGCGTTTAATTATATCCTAATGCTTAATTACTTACTCTTATATTTTCCTTCTGCATCTTTTGCAACCTTCCTTATAATTTCTACTGAGGCATCTGTCAGGTTACCTTTTCTCAAATCTTCAAGTACCTCCTTGTGATTAATTTCCAGCACATTCAAAAACTCCTCTTCAAATTCCTTCACTTTATTTACCGGTACATTTTGCAATAAGCCCTGTGTTCCTAGATAAATAATGGCAATCTGTTTTTCAACCGGGAACGGTGAATATTGTTTTTGCTTCAATATCTCAACGTTTCGGGCACCTTTATCCAGCACTGCCTTGGTAGCAGCATCCAGGTCAGATCCAAATTTTGAAAAGGCCTCTAATTCGCGGTATTGTGCCTGATCCAGCTTCAGGGTACCAGCCACCTTTTTCATAGATTTAATCTGGGCATTTCCTCCCACCCTCGAAACTGAAATACCTACATTAATGGCAGGCCTGATGCCGGAATTGAAGAGGTTGGATTCAAGGAATATCTGGCCGTCTGTGATGGAGATAACATTGGTAGGGATGTATGCAGAAACGTCACCCGCCTGTGTTTCAATAATCGGGAGTGCTGTCAGAGAGCCCCCGCCCTTTACTAAATGACGGATTGTTTCAGGCAGATCATTCATATCCTTTGCTATTTCATCGCTCTCAATAATTTTAGCAGCGCGCTCCAATAAACGGGAATGGAGGTAAAATATATCGCCGGGATATGCTTCGCGGCCCGGAGGTCTTCTGAGAAGTAATGAGACCTCACGGTAAGAAACAGCCTGCTTTGAAAGATCATCGTAAACGATCAGGGCAGGCCGGCCGCTGTCTCTGAAGAATTCGCCTATAGCACAACCTGCAAATGGTGCATAGAATTGCTGCGGGGCAGGATCGGAAGCACTGGCAGCTACGATAACAGAATATCTCATGGCACCTGTTTCCTCCAGTGTCTTGGCGACTTGTGCTACGGTAGAGGCTTTTTGTCCCACTGCAACATAAATGCAATAAACGGGCTGCCCTTTTTCAAAAAATTCCTTCTGGTTAATAATAGTATCTATAGCAATTGCTGACTTTCCTGTTTGCCGGTCTCCAATGATTAATTCCCGCTGACCTCTTCCGATCGGAATCATGGCATCAATAGCTTTGACACCCGTTTGTAAAGGCTCCTTTACCGGCTGGCGATAAATTACACCCGGTGCCTTGCGCTCAAGAGGCATTTCAAATAACTGGCCCCCTATAGGTCCTTTTCCGTCAATAGGGTTTCCTAAAGTATTGACTACGCGGCCCAACATTCCTTCGCCCACCTTTATGGAGGCAATCTGCCCTGTTCTTCGCACGGTGTCTCCCTCTTTTATATCTTCCCAGGTTCCCATCAATACCACCCCTACATTATCTTCCTCGAGGTTTAGCACAATAGCTTTTGTGCCATTCTCAAATTCTACCAATTCGCCGGCACGGGCGTTAAAGAGGCCGTAGACACGGGCAATACCATCACCTACCTGCAATACGGTTCCCACTTCTTCAAGTTCAGTTGCTGATTTAAAATTGGATAGCTGTTCTCTTAATATTGCAGATACTTCATCTGGTCTTACTTCTACCATGTTTTTTTCTTTATTGCATTAAATTGATTCACTCAAAAAGTTAATTGTACTTTCTCAGGTATGGGTTTTCAACGAACAAATCATCCATCTTCGAAAGCTGGTGGCGAATGCTTCCATCGATCATCTTATCTTCATATTTGAATATAAAGCCGCCAATAATATTTTCATCCACTTCTGTGTGAACTTCCAGGTTGGAAGATTCGGAACCTGATACAAACAGCTCGCGGAGCCTGTTTAGGGTTTCTGGCTCAAGCGGAATTGCAGTGGTAAAATATACAGGTGTTATCTTATTATACTTGTTATACGCTAAAATAAATTCTTCAATTACAGATGGCAGGTATTGCTCACGTTTTTTCTTAATCAGCAGTTTTAGAAAGGTCTGAAGTATAATATCCAGCTTTCCATCAAACAACTGGCTGAAAATCTTATTCTTGGTTTCTGTATTAACGATAGGGCTTTTCAGCAGTAAGCCAAATTCCTTAACTTCTTTAATTAGTGAGGCTACATACCGGACATCCTTGTTTACATTTTCAAGCTGATCTTTTTCAATGGCAAGGTCAATGAGCGATTTTGCATACCGGCTTGCTAAACGATATTCGGACATCGCAGTTAGTTTTGACGTGAACGATCAAGCATAGAATTGATATACTGTTCCTGGGAAGACTTGTCTTTCAGCTCCCTGCCTAATATCTTTTCAGAAAGCTGAATAACCATATTCCCCACCTGGTTTTTTAAATCGGTGAGCGCTTCCATTTTACGGTTGTCAATTTCATGAAGATTTTCCGCCATAATCCGCGAGGCTTCTTCTTTTGCTTTTTCTCTGGCTTCATTAATAATGCTTTCTTTTATATCTTTTGCTTCCTTCAGCATTTTATTGCGTTCCAGCTTTGCTTCCGCAAGCAATGCCTCATGCTCACTTTTCATAGAAGCCATATCCAGCTTTGTTCGCTCAGCGGTTTTTAAAGCATCATCAATGGTCTTCTCACGATCGTCCAATCCCCGAAGAATAGGCCCCCAGGCATACTTTTTCAGGATAAAAAATACTGACAGAAAAATTATTGCAGTCCAGAAAATTAACCCTATTGACGGAGCAAGAAGTTGCATAGAAGATCAGAGTATAGATAACGCGGTGAAACAAATGGTTAATAGAGAATCAGGATCGGTTATAAATCAGAACCTTGAACGGTGCCTGATTCTAACAAGATACGAAAGTGAGAGACCGGACCTATTTAAGAAATAGAACCAGCACACAAACTACCACACCAAAAAGTGCCACTCCCTCTACAAGGGCCGCCATAATAATCATATTAGAACGAATATCATTGATTGCTTCTGGCTGGCGTGCAATGGCCTGTACCGCATTTGCTCCTACAAGCCCTACTCCAATACCTGCACCTATAGCTGCAAGCCCTGCTCCTATGCCGGCACCCATTTGTGCGTATCCATCAAGAGCTAAAAACAGAATACTTAAAAACTGCATCATAATAATATTTTATTTTGGTTTAAAAATGATTTTTAATGTTGTTCTGCCGGTCCATGTCCATCAGCTACTGCTTCACTGATGAAAACAGCAGAGAGTATGGTGAAAACGTAGGCCTGCAATGCTGCTACTAAAAGTTCCAGGAAATAAATAAAAATAGCAAATGCCACACTGAAAACGGATGCTCCAAGACCCGCAGATATGCCAAATAATGCTGTAAAAATAAAGATGATCATAAGCAGGGAAAGCACCATGAAATGTCCGCCGATCATGTTTGCAAAAAGCCGGATCATCAACGCAATGGGTTTTATGAAAAGACTTAAAAATTCAATAGGTATCAGTATGAATTTGACGAAAGTGGGAACACCCTGCGGGGCAAAGATGTGAGACCAGTATGCTTTTTTTGATCCCAGTAAAATAAGTATAAACGTGAAAGCCGCAAGGGTCATAGTAACAGCAATATTGCCGGTTACATTGGCCGAGCCGGGAAATAAACCCAGCATATTATTGATCCAGATAAAAAAGAAAATAGTAAGCAGGTAAGGAAGATATTTGGCGCTTTTAGCACCAAGCAAAGGTTTTGCAACCTGGTCCCGAATAAAAATAACAATAACCTCAATAGCGGATTGCAGGCCGCGGGGAGCATTGGTAGTACCGTATCGTTTATAATTACGCCCTACCGAGAGCAATACCAGTAAAATCAATAATACTGCTATCAGCTCCTGCATTACATTTTTGGTAATCGAAAAATCGTAAAAAGACCTTCCATCGGTTCGGATAATGTTGTTTTCGCCCTCTAATGTGAAAGCCTTATAAGGAGAATGGTGCAAATTCTTAAAGGAAAAAATGTCCAGTCCGGCGCCC
This region includes:
- the atpF gene encoding F0F1 ATP synthase subunit B, which codes for MQLLAPSIGLIFWTAIIFLSVFFILKKYAWGPILRGLDDREKTIDDALKTAERTKLDMASMKSEHEALLAEAKLERNKMLKEAKDIKESIINEAREKAKEEASRIMAENLHEIDNRKMEALTDLKNQVGNMVIQLSEKILGRELKDKSSQEQYINSMLDRSRQN
- the atpH gene encoding ATP synthase F1 subunit delta; this encodes MSEYRLASRYAKSLIDLAIEKDQLENVNKDVRYVASLIKEVKEFGLLLKSPIVNTETKNKIFSQLFDGKLDIILQTFLKLLIKKKREQYLPSVIEEFILAYNKYNKITPVYFTTAIPLEPETLNRLRELFVSGSESSNLEVHTEVDENIIGGFIFKYEDKMIDGSIRHQLSKMDDLFVENPYLRKYN
- the atpE gene encoding ATP synthase F0 subunit C → MQFLSILFLALDGYAQMGAGIGAGLAAIGAGIGVGLVGANAVQAIARQPEAINDIRSNMIIMAALVEGVALFGVVVCVLVLFLK
- the atpB gene encoding F0F1 ATP synthase subunit A — translated: MFQLVQKSGLLLVFLIMSLFRAMAEAPASSTEKVMIAGENPLGFDPGEVILDHISDSHEWHFFDYKGSDGDVIHASVCLPVILYTPGAGLDIFSFKNLHHSPYKAFTLEGENNIIRTDGRSFYDFSITKNVMQELIAVLLILLVLLSVGRNYKRYGTTNAPRGLQSAIEVIVIFIRDQVAKPLLGAKSAKYLPYLLTIFFFIWINNMLGLFPGSANVTGNIAVTMTLAAFTFILILLGSKKAYWSHIFAPQGVPTFVKFILIPIEFLSLFIKPIALMIRLFANMIGGHFMVLSLLMIIFIFTALFGISAGLGASVFSVAFAIFIYFLELLVAALQAYVFTILSAVFISEAVADGHGPAEQH
- a CDS encoding F0F1 ATP synthase subunit alpha, whose translation is MVEVRPDEVSAILREQLSNFKSATELEEVGTVLQVGDGIARVYGLFNARAGELVEFENGTKAIVLNLEEDNVGVVLMGTWEDIKEGDTVRRTGQIASIKVGEGMLGRVVNTLGNPIDGKGPIGGQLFEMPLERKAPGVIYRQPVKEPLQTGVKAIDAMIPIGRGQRELIIGDRQTGKSAIAIDTIINQKEFFEKGQPVYCIYVAVGQKASTVAQVAKTLEETGAMRYSVIVAASASDPAPQQFYAPFAGCAIGEFFRDSGRPALIVYDDLSKQAVSYREVSLLLRRPPGREAYPGDIFYLHSRLLERAAKIIESDEIAKDMNDLPETIRHLVKGGGSLTALPIIETQAGDVSAYIPTNVISITDGQIFLESNLFNSGIRPAINVGISVSRVGGNAQIKSMKKVAGTLKLDQAQYRELEAFSKFGSDLDAATKAVLDKGARNVEILKQKQYSPFPVEKQIAIIYLGTQGLLQNVPVNKVKEFEEEFLNVLEINHKEVLEDLRKGNLTDASVEIIRKVAKDAEGKYKSK